One stretch of Kiritimatiellaceae bacterium DNA includes these proteins:
- a CDS encoding 3D domain-containing protein has protein sequence MKRRIIYWATGILILLMLVNCHWVFPPLRKPDAVITVKTTGYCACMKCSGWRFNWFGLPSRNGKVKIVGQNASGGMVRPGAVAVDPKVFPPGTKFYIPGYGWGIAEDVGGGINRRELDLYFRQHRCADNWGAQTKKVKVWYPRD, from the coding sequence ATGAAACGGCGGATCATTTACTGGGCGACAGGCATCCTGATTCTGCTGATGCTGGTGAACTGTCATTGGGTTTTTCCGCCGCTACGGAAACCGGATGCGGTCATTACCGTCAAGACCACCGGCTACTGTGCCTGCATGAAATGCAGCGGATGGCGCTTCAACTGGTTCGGACTTCCTTCGCGGAACGGGAAAGTGAAGATTGTCGGACAGAACGCTTCCGGCGGGATGGTTCGGCCGGGAGCTGTCGCAGTGGATCCGAAAGTTTTTCCGCCCGGCACGAAATTTTATATTCCCGGGTACGGCTGGGGAATCGCCGAAGATGTCGGCGGCGGCATCAATCGGCGAGAACTCGATCTCTACTTCCGTCAGCATCGCTGCGCCGACAACTGGGGCGCGCAGACGAAAAAAGTCAAAGTCTGGTATCCGCGCGACTGA